The Candidatus Acidiferrales bacterium genomic sequence AAATTTGAGCGGACGAAGCCGCACGTAAACATCGGCACCATTGGCCACATTGACCACGGCAAGACGACGCTGACCTCGGCGATCACCAAGGTCTTGGGGAAGACCGACCCGAAGGTGGCGTTTCGGTCGTTCGATTCGATTGACAACGCGCCGGAGGAGCGGGCGCGGGGGATCACGATT encodes the following:
- a CDS encoding GTP-binding protein encodes the protein MAKEKFERTKPHVNIGTIGHIDHGKTTLTSAITKVLGKTDPKVAFRSFDSIDNAPEERARGITI